From Paenibacillus sp. GP183, one genomic window encodes:
- a CDS encoding S-layer homology domain-containing protein, whose product MKKITFILSIALATISLTGPPVLAEAFTDIPHTNSYLPYIEDLKQLDVVDGIGQGLFGPEQTLTRAQLAKFLAVAFQLKDDGNPVPFTDIQEHWAAPYIRAAYQAGIIDGTSDAIFSPDKPAKRQEASAMVWRYAKKSGLSPGPALNFREKSDNWAVEAISSVIAQGWYGADVSHNDDVWSYRPQELMTRQEMAALLDLSMKTVPGSLNKTAAAAGKPKYNATWLWNTNSLLPKKDEVLQFLQQNKINLIFLQIDPDIPANEYGDFISKAGTLGIEVHALGGAPNWILLENQINMYKLLDWVKNYNKKAQANQQFKGIHLDVEPFVMPVWNQNTDTMLGLWTDTVSGFVEEIKKDSPHLIVGADLPVWLEKINVPDGHGGRTTLSDWMIRELDQTTLMAYHDNSNDILSSVAKEMDEADKDGKSIIVAVETKPSNEGPITFHDKGQTLMMQELGKVVDTLQSRASFVGYAIHDYESLTTLKK is encoded by the coding sequence ATGAAAAAAATTACGTTCATTTTGTCTATTGCTCTTGCCACAATTTCATTGACGGGACCCCCTGTGTTAGCAGAAGCTTTCACAGACATACCGCATACCAATTCATACCTTCCCTATATTGAAGATTTAAAGCAACTCGATGTCGTCGACGGGATTGGTCAAGGTTTATTTGGCCCTGAACAGACGTTGACCCGTGCTCAGCTTGCAAAATTTTTGGCAGTTGCTTTTCAATTAAAAGATGATGGCAATCCGGTACCGTTTACGGACATCCAAGAACATTGGGCTGCGCCTTATATACGCGCCGCTTATCAAGCGGGGATCATAGACGGCACCTCGGATGCAATCTTTTCACCGGATAAACCCGCTAAACGCCAAGAAGCCTCCGCCATGGTCTGGCGGTATGCCAAAAAAAGCGGACTGTCCCCCGGTCCTGCTCTGAACTTCCGTGAAAAATCCGACAACTGGGCGGTGGAAGCGATTAGCAGTGTGATCGCCCAAGGGTGGTACGGTGCGGACGTTTCGCATAACGATGATGTATGGTCATATCGGCCGCAGGAACTTATGACACGCCAGGAAATGGCCGCATTGCTCGATTTGTCGATGAAGACTGTGCCCGGCAGTCTGAACAAAACTGCGGCGGCTGCAGGAAAACCGAAGTATAATGCCACCTGGCTTTGGAATACCAATTCGCTTCTGCCGAAAAAAGACGAAGTGTTACAGTTTCTCCAGCAAAACAAAATCAACCTCATTTTTCTGCAGATTGATCCTGATATTCCTGCGAATGAATACGGGGATTTTATTTCGAAAGCCGGTACTCTTGGCATTGAGGTTCATGCATTGGGAGGAGCACCCAATTGGATTTTGCTCGAAAACCAGATTAATATGTACAAGCTTCTCGATTGGGTTAAAAACTACAATAAAAAAGCCCAGGCTAATCAACAGTTCAAAGGAATCCATCTAGACGTAGAGCCGTTCGTTATGCCGGTATGGAACCAGAACACCGATACGATGCTTGGGTTATGGACAGATACGGTGAGCGGTTTCGTTGAAGAGATCAAAAAAGATTCCCCTCATTTGATCGTAGGAGCCGATTTACCGGTATGGTTGGAGAAGATCAATGTGCCGGATGGACATGGCGGACGTACTACCTTGTCCGACTGGATGATTCGAGAGCTTGATCAAACTACCCTGATGGCTTATCATGACAATTCGAACGATATTCTCAGCAGTGTCGCGAAAGAAATGGATGAGGCGGATAAAGATGGGAAGTCCATTATTGTCGCTGTGGAAACGAAACCGAGCAACGAAGGGCCCATTACCTTTCATGATAAAGGACAGACGCTAATGATGCAGGAACTCGGGAAAGTAGTCGATACTCTCCAAAGCCGCGCCTCTTTCGTGGGGTATGCCATTCACGATTACGAAAGCTTGACCACCTTGAAGAAGTAA
- a CDS encoding dihydrofolate reductase family protein, protein MRKVIAASYVTLDGFIVGLNEDMSWVSNNPDEEMKKEEIIDGQSTVDTLLLGRVTYELWSGYWPNKNGDVNPAAEHINHTPKIVFSKTLETAPWGKWNNAKVVKDNITEKIQNLKHQSGNDMMIWGSASIVQTFTNLGLIDEYRLLVCPVVLGSGKPLFENINDRVNLKLVKSKTFKNGVVSLYYQPGKKP, encoded by the coding sequence ATGAGAAAAGTAATTGCAGCGTCATATGTTACACTTGATGGCTTTATAGTAGGATTAAATGAAGACATGAGTTGGGTTAGTAACAACCCCGATGAAGAAATGAAGAAAGAAGAAATCATCGATGGACAAAGTACGGTGGACACTCTTTTACTAGGGCGAGTGACTTATGAACTTTGGTCGGGTTACTGGCCAAACAAGAATGGGGATGTTAACCCCGCAGCTGAACATATAAATCATACACCCAAAATTGTTTTTTCAAAGACACTGGAAACTGCCCCTTGGGGTAAGTGGAATAATGCAAAAGTGGTTAAAGACAATATTACTGAAAAAATCCAAAATCTGAAACATCAATCTGGTAATGATATGATGATATGGGGTAGTGCCAGCATCGTACAAACTTTTACGAATCTTGGCTTAATCGATGAGTATCGACTTTTAGTTTGTCCCGTTGTTTTAGGAAGCGGAAAACCATTGTTTGAAAATATTAATGACAGGGTTAATCTCAAGCTTGTAAAGTCTAAGACGTTTAAGAATGGTGTAGTTTCGCTTTACTATCAGCCAGGGAAAAAACCATAA
- the asd gene encoding aspartate-semialdehyde dehydrogenase → MTEKLKVGIVGGTGMVGQRFVQLLDHHPWFKVTAIAASASSASKTYEESVQGRWKVLDPIPEEVKNLVVHDASKVEEVANQVDFIFCAVDMKKKEIQALEEEYAKTGTPVISNNSAHRWTPDIPMVIPEINPGHIEVIAAQRKRLGTSTGFIAVKPNCSIQSYVPMLHALLDFKPTKVVASMYQAISGAGKNFTDWPDMLDNVIPYIGGEEEKSEHEPLRIWGSLVNGEIIKASAPLITTQCFRVPVTDGHLAAVFASFENKPSKEEILDRWLQFKGRPQELGLPSAPKQFITYFEEENRPQTKLDRDIERGMGVSAGRLREDAIYDFKFVGLSHNTLRGAAGGSVLIAELLKAEGYIQPK, encoded by the coding sequence ATGACAGAAAAACTGAAGGTAGGGATTGTCGGAGGAACGGGAATGGTTGGACAGCGGTTTGTTCAGTTACTAGATCATCATCCGTGGTTTAAGGTAACAGCGATTGCAGCTAGTGCCAGTTCGGCGAGTAAAACTTATGAAGAATCTGTACAAGGCAGATGGAAGGTGCTTGACCCGATTCCTGAAGAAGTGAAAAACCTCGTTGTTCATGACGCTTCGAAAGTGGAAGAGGTTGCCAATCAAGTCGATTTCATTTTTTGTGCCGTTGATATGAAAAAGAAAGAAATTCAAGCATTGGAAGAGGAATACGCAAAAACGGGTACGCCTGTGATATCAAATAACTCCGCTCACCGTTGGACGCCTGACATCCCGATGGTCATTCCGGAAATTAATCCCGGGCATATTGAAGTGATTGCCGCTCAGAGAAAGAGGCTCGGAACCTCGACCGGATTTATTGCCGTAAAACCCAATTGTTCGATTCAGAGCTATGTGCCAATGCTTCATGCACTGCTGGATTTCAAACCAACAAAAGTGGTTGCATCGATGTATCAGGCGATTTCCGGAGCCGGCAAAAACTTTACCGATTGGCCCGATATGTTGGATAATGTAATCCCTTATATTGGCGGCGAGGAAGAAAAAAGCGAGCATGAGCCGCTGCGCATTTGGGGAAGCCTTGTAAATGGTGAAATTATAAAAGCCAGCGCACCATTAATTACAACACAGTGTTTTCGTGTTCCAGTAACGGATGGACATTTGGCTGCGGTATTTGCATCGTTCGAGAACAAACCTTCGAAAGAAGAAATTCTCGATCGCTGGCTGCAATTCAAAGGACGGCCTCAGGAGCTTGGCCTGCCAAGCGCACCAAAGCAATTCATAACTTATTTTGAAGAAGAGAACAGACCACAGACGAAACTTGATCGTGACATTGAGCGAGGTATGGGGGTTTCAGCAGGTAGATTGCGCGAGGATGCCATATACGATTTTAAATTTGTAGGACTATCGCATAATACATTACGTGGAGCAGCAGGTGGCTCTGTTCTGATTGCCGAACTGCTTAAAGCGGAAGGGTATATTCAGCCAAAGTAG
- a CDS encoding DUF6157 family protein, whose product MKDMNYYGAFIQVAENCHVRVAEIPESKGDSKTIPVLQYEMISNHPYKYTQEDVLFEVFAHRNKLTEADRKAAREDFFSKGQPCLRSSSLGKRYGWGIHNDAQGKVALYAVESDEYIKIMNDKSIKQFKAMRTNRA is encoded by the coding sequence ATGAAAGACATGAATTATTACGGTGCTTTTATTCAAGTTGCCGAAAACTGCCATGTTAGAGTGGCCGAAATCCCAGAATCTAAGGGTGACTCTAAGACAATACCGGTTTTACAGTACGAGATGATATCGAACCATCCATACAAATACACGCAAGAAGATGTGTTATTTGAAGTATTCGCTCATCGCAACAAATTAACAGAAGCGGATAGGAAAGCAGCACGTGAGGACTTTTTCTCCAAAGGGCAGCCCTGCCTCCGTTCATCGTCATTGGGCAAGCGCTATGGTTGGGGTATCCATAATGACGCACAGGGCAAAGTTGCGCTGTATGCTGTTGAGTCAGATGAATATATAAAAATCATGAACGATAAAAGTATAAAACAATTTAAGGCAATGCGTACAAATCGAGCTTAG
- a CDS encoding IS1380 family transposase, protein MASLQEYGMNFNPRMKVNFEGGDLTSDAGLLLYKEFDHKLGLSEAVKEMLVVQDSVHHRDHPNSDVVLQKMYQHLAGYHTDDHADDLSVEPLLTAMMGKERLASQPTISRFNDKATMDTAKSLERINGVLQGRVYTLEARDQFVMDLDSSGFAAYGEQHGANYNAHYQQNGFHPLFCFDGLTGDCLGAELRAGNVYTSRQAVRFMGPILTRYESYAPDALIVLRGDSGFALPGLFELTETKGHKYAIRLKSNARLQSAAQAMANPLLNPKKLHERQVHYREFQYKADKWSRTRRVVVKMERLAGELHFQFTFIVTNMTLQPCNVIRFYFQRGHMENFIKEAKNGFACDKMSSTNFESNAVKLQLAMLAYNFNNWFRRLCLPEKLKPSRMETLRNKLIKIAGKLIYSGRYWTWKLCSSCIYREPFIQTLNNIQRLPRFG, encoded by the coding sequence ATGGCAAGTTTACAAGAGTACGGCATGAACTTCAACCCCCGAATGAAAGTGAATTTTGAAGGCGGCGATCTGACCTCGGACGCAGGCTTGCTATTATACAAAGAATTCGATCACAAACTCGGTCTTTCCGAAGCCGTTAAAGAGATGCTCGTCGTGCAAGACTCCGTTCACCACCGAGACCATCCCAATTCCGATGTCGTTCTTCAAAAGATGTATCAACATCTTGCAGGGTATCACACCGACGATCATGCGGATGACCTCAGCGTAGAACCATTGCTGACCGCTATGATGGGGAAAGAGCGCTTGGCCTCACAGCCAACGATTTCCCGATTTAATGACAAAGCGACTATGGATACCGCTAAGTCTTTAGAACGCATAAACGGCGTGCTTCAAGGTCGCGTCTATACGCTCGAGGCCAGAGACCAATTCGTCATGGATCTGGATTCTTCCGGCTTTGCCGCTTACGGTGAGCAACATGGAGCGAATTACAATGCCCACTATCAGCAGAACGGATTTCATCCGCTGTTTTGTTTTGATGGGCTGACGGGTGATTGTCTCGGTGCTGAACTTCGCGCCGGCAACGTCTATACCTCTCGTCAAGCCGTACGTTTCATGGGACCGATTCTCACGCGATACGAGTCGTATGCGCCGGATGCCTTGATCGTCCTGCGCGGCGACAGTGGCTTCGCCCTTCCGGGACTGTTTGAACTGACGGAAACAAAGGGCCATAAATACGCTATTCGCTTGAAATCCAACGCCCGCCTGCAATCAGCGGCACAGGCTATGGCGAATCCATTGTTAAACCCGAAAAAGTTGCATGAGCGCCAAGTCCATTACCGGGAATTTCAATATAAAGCGGACAAGTGGAGTCGAACTCGCCGTGTGGTTGTTAAGATGGAACGTCTAGCCGGTGAACTGCACTTTCAGTTCACGTTTATTGTCACGAACATGACATTGCAGCCCTGCAACGTGATCCGGTTTTACTTTCAACGTGGGCATATGGAAAACTTTATTAAGGAAGCTAAAAACGGGTTTGCTTGCGACAAGATGAGCAGTACAAATTTTGAATCGAATGCAGTTAAACTGCAATTGGCCATGTTAGCTTACAACTTCAACAACTGGTTTCGCCGCCTATGCTTACCCGAGAAACTAAAGCCAAGCCGTATGGAGACGTTACGTAACAAGTTGATTAAAATTGCGGGAAAACTGATCTATTCCGGTCGCTACTGGACATGGAAATTGTGCAGTTCTTGCATCTACCGAGAGCCCTTCATCCAAACGTTGAACAATATCCAGCGTTTGCCTAGATTCGGGTGA
- a CDS encoding phosphotriesterase, with product MLQTVSGLITAQEAGRILEHEHVLVGFVEDGKLTPEHYNRDEVVTSILPFLLKLEETGCGTMVDCAPEYLGRDPYILRRLSELSGIHLITNTGFYKKPYLPSFVYEISERDLADIWTREARDGIGESGVYPGFIKIALNDGTAIDDTQQKILLAAMRTSLETGLPIQCHTIGPDIAMHAYEIMKLAHFDQERFIWVHAQTFKDIDVYERLAEAGGWISVDSILQGTYEEHVELLGQLLDCGVGEHLLLSQDTGWYNVGQHKGGSLRPYHHLFTDFFPAAAAGGLDPHWLEQCVTSHAFQAMSRRA from the coding sequence TTGCTGCAAACGGTTTCAGGTTTAATTACTGCGCAGGAAGCGGGACGAATTTTGGAACATGAGCATGTCCTCGTTGGGTTTGTAGAAGACGGGAAGCTTACGCCGGAGCATTATAACCGTGACGAGGTGGTCACGTCCATCCTCCCTTTCTTGTTGAAATTGGAGGAAACCGGATGCGGCACCATGGTGGACTGTGCGCCGGAGTACTTAGGCAGGGACCCTTACATCCTGCGGCGGCTATCGGAGCTGTCCGGAATCCATCTGATCACGAACACCGGATTTTACAAGAAGCCGTATCTGCCTTCCTTCGTTTACGAGATTTCAGAACGAGACCTGGCCGATATATGGACACGGGAAGCGCGAGACGGCATCGGGGAGAGCGGCGTGTATCCGGGTTTTATCAAAATCGCACTTAACGACGGGACGGCAATCGACGATACGCAGCAGAAGATCCTCCTTGCCGCTATGCGAACCTCGTTGGAAACCGGCCTGCCGATTCAGTGTCATACGATAGGCCCTGACATCGCCATGCACGCCTATGAGATCATGAAACTAGCGCATTTCGACCAGGAACGATTCATTTGGGTGCACGCGCAAACATTTAAAGACATTGACGTATACGAGCGGCTTGCGGAGGCAGGCGGTTGGATTTCCGTGGACTCCATTTTGCAGGGAACTTATGAGGAGCATGTGGAGTTGCTGGGTCAACTGCTCGACTGCGGCGTCGGCGAACACCTGCTGTTATCTCAGGATACTGGTTGGTACAATGTTGGACAGCACAAAGGCGGTAGCTTGCGTCCTTATCATCACTTGTTCACTGACTTCTTCCCTGCCGCAGCGGCCGGTGGTCTCGATCCGCATTGGCTGGAGCAATGCGTTACGAGCCATGCCTTTCAAGCAATGAGCAGGCGAGCCTAA
- a CDS encoding spore coat protein has product MSENSRVPQPQHLAWHETLELHEVVATLAHQLIAFKMQHANIQDPTLRSLYTEAIRGLEKDMHDLLPYYEKVPIPTMRRDSREPDHPTPTGVDMTAFYAGNLLVFFKTATRNYAAVITETATPSLHEMFQRHLLNAVNMHYKVFNFMLERNYYPAYHLDRLLAGDLRNAKAALSM; this is encoded by the coding sequence TTGTCCGAAAATTCAAGAGTACCCCAGCCCCAGCACCTGGCCTGGCATGAGACCCTCGAGCTGCACGAGGTAGTAGCCACGCTAGCCCATCAGCTGATCGCGTTCAAAATGCAGCATGCGAACATACAGGACCCGACGCTTCGAAGTCTTTATACGGAGGCGATCCGCGGCCTCGAGAAAGATATGCACGATTTGCTTCCTTATTATGAAAAAGTACCGATTCCCACGATGCGCAGAGACAGCCGCGAACCGGATCACCCAACGCCCACGGGAGTGGACATGACCGCCTTCTATGCGGGAAACCTGCTTGTGTTTTTCAAAACCGCCACTCGCAACTACGCGGCCGTCATTACGGAAACAGCTACGCCGTCGTTGCATGAAATGTTCCAGAGACACTTGCTAAATGCGGTCAACATGCACTACAAGGTGTTCAATTTTATGCTGGAGAGGAACTATTACCCAGCCTACCATCTGGATCGGCTGCTAGCCGGCGATTTGAGAAACGCCAAAGCCGCCTTGTCCATGTAA
- a CDS encoding ogr/Delta-like zinc finger family protein — MLSKNRLGAAPKIYFRPEMKNCPHCGIRLKRSHTAWNKKISTLSGVIHAWSMAYACPNVDCPHAGVTYKSAEAEALSMKHSSYSYDVLCLVGELRFKQHRTCKEIADTLNERGIVTSERYAQTLYERYQTLLAASLDDYVKQILAETTAQNGGIILSMDGVQPEKGNEMLYVIREVFSGTILAAQNMKSGAAAELRTLIDPIIELGYPIVGIVSDGQVSIRQAFESLLPDVPYQYCQYHYLKDIAKPVVDADRKLKMELKKSMRGLRDIERKIEQTEKKAITEAQASAKASPLALSDAPEAPSYKEAQVAKGYAAAVRALLLEDGEPPLDLPGMLIYERAQAIQASLQRCLTKKRASSSSGYGQNFQ; from the coding sequence TTGCTTTCGAAAAATCGCCTCGGCGCCGCGCCGAAAATTTACTTCAGACCCGAAATGAAAAACTGCCCGCATTGCGGGATCAGATTAAAGCGTTCCCACACTGCATGGAACAAGAAAATTTCAACACTCAGCGGCGTCATTCACGCTTGGAGCATGGCTTATGCCTGTCCCAACGTAGACTGTCCGCACGCTGGTGTCACGTACAAATCAGCTGAAGCGGAAGCGCTGAGTATGAAGCACTCCTCATACAGTTACGATGTGCTCTGTCTCGTCGGCGAACTGCGCTTCAAACAGCATCGCACCTGCAAGGAGATTGCGGATACGCTAAATGAGCGCGGTATAGTGACGAGTGAAAGATATGCACAAACCTTATATGAACGGTATCAAACACTGCTAGCTGCAAGCCTTGACGATTACGTCAAACAAATCTTGGCGGAAACCACAGCACAGAATGGCGGCATCATCCTTTCCATGGATGGCGTCCAACCCGAAAAAGGAAACGAGATGTTATACGTCATCCGAGAAGTATTTAGCGGCACGATTCTAGCGGCTCAGAACATGAAGAGCGGAGCCGCCGCCGAATTACGGACACTTATCGATCCGATTATTGAACTGGGTTATCCCATCGTAGGGATTGTCAGCGACGGGCAGGTTTCCATCCGGCAGGCTTTCGAATCGCTCTTGCCTGATGTACCGTATCAGTACTGCCAATATCATTATCTGAAAGACATCGCAAAGCCTGTTGTGGATGCCGATCGCAAACTCAAAATGGAACTGAAAAAGAGCATGCGCGGCCTGCGGGATATAGAGCGAAAAATCGAGCAAACCGAGAAAAAAGCAATCACGGAAGCACAGGCAAGCGCAAAAGCGAGTCCCCTTGCATTGAGCGATGCACCAGAAGCGCCCTCGTACAAGGAGGCCCAGGTGGCAAAGGGTTATGCCGCTGCAGTGCGCGCTTTACTCCTGGAAGATGGCGAACCACCACTTGATTTGCCCGGTATGCTGATCTATGAACGAGCCCAGGCCATACAGGCGTCGCTGCAGCGATGCTTGACTAAAAAAAGAGCCTCATCTTCTTCAGGGTATGGTCAGAATTTTCAGTAA
- a CDS encoding GNAT family N-acetyltransferase: MYSTKERKILFVNCAIVEKKPLNSSDLVIRSAVIDDVDTLRDVFRRASLAIEGDRDLITAHPEWLVWDDAMLPFARVAVVDGRVVGFASARLVDDFLELEDLFTDPDWMRQGIASDLIEDIARLGVRVDVTANPHAMGFYESVGFIASGVANTEGGPAPRMHLDVKRARP, translated from the coding sequence ATGTATTCGACAAAAGAAAGGAAAATCCTGTTTGTTAATTGTGCTATCGTAGAAAAAAAACCTTTAAATTCGTCTGACCTCGTCATTAGAAGCGCGGTCATCGACGACGTCGATACGTTGCGCGACGTTTTTCGCCGTGCGTCACTGGCAATCGAGGGCGACCGTGATCTCATAACCGCTCATCCCGAGTGGCTCGTGTGGGACGACGCGATGCTGCCGTTCGCGCGTGTCGCTGTTGTTGATGGGCGGGTCGTCGGCTTCGCGTCGGCACGTCTTGTCGACGACTTCCTCGAACTCGAGGATTTGTTCACTGATCCTGACTGGATGCGCCAAGGCATCGCGAGTGACCTGATCGAAGACATTGCGCGGCTCGGTGTGCGTGTGGATGTGACCGCCAACCCGCACGCGATGGGGTTTTACGAATCGGTTGGCTTCATCGCAAGCGGCGTCGCCAACACAGAGGGCGGACCGGCGCCGCGGATGCACCTCGATGTCAAGCGTGCTCGACCTTGA
- a CDS encoding S66 peptidase family protein: MKKPKRIMPGSRIAIISPSSGLPSLFPDIYELGLKNLHEVLGFEVVEMPTARMSPDDLYKNPQLRANDINQCFEDNKIDGIITSIGGYESVRILPFLNTEMIINNPKFIMGFSDATTFLTYLNQLGMVTFYGPSIMAGLAQIKNLPFEFTQHLKSILFSNQFPYKYSSFQKWTNAYKDWNDLDTLGDCQEFYENENGWTFLQGNSVEQGYLWGGCIEVLEFMKSTTYWANESFWNDKVLFFETSEEKPSPSQVGYMLRNYGMQGIFSKIKGIILGRAKDYSEEEKLKLNEITVNVIKGEFGADKVPIVVDFDFGHTDPKLILPLGGKVELNPYTHEIILLESPFTE; encoded by the coding sequence ATGAAAAAACCTAAAAGAATTATGCCTGGTTCAAGAATTGCAATAATATCGCCTTCAAGTGGCCTACCTTCTTTGTTCCCAGATATCTACGAGCTCGGACTAAAAAATCTTCATGAAGTATTGGGTTTTGAAGTTGTTGAAATGCCAACAGCAAGAATGTCTCCTGATGATTTGTACAAGAATCCACAACTTCGTGCAAATGATATTAACCAATGTTTCGAGGATAATAAAATAGATGGAATAATTACTTCAATAGGCGGATATGAATCGGTCAGAATTTTACCATTTCTAAATACGGAAATGATTATCAACAATCCGAAATTTATTATGGGATTTTCAGATGCAACTACTTTTTTAACTTATTTAAACCAGTTAGGAATGGTGACATTTTATGGACCTTCAATTATGGCGGGGTTAGCTCAGATTAAGAACCTTCCTTTTGAATTTACCCAGCATTTGAAATCGATTTTATTCTCAAATCAATTCCCTTATAAATACTCTTCGTTTCAGAAATGGACAAATGCATATAAAGATTGGAACGATCTTGATACGCTGGGTGATTGTCAGGAATTTTATGAAAATGAGAATGGATGGACGTTTTTACAGGGAAACTCCGTAGAACAAGGGTATTTGTGGGGGGGATGTATCGAAGTATTAGAATTTATGAAATCGACTACCTATTGGGCTAATGAATCTTTCTGGAATGATAAAGTTTTGTTTTTCGAAACATCAGAAGAAAAACCTTCACCTAGTCAAGTTGGATATATGTTACGGAATTATGGTATGCAAGGCATATTCTCGAAGATAAAAGGGATTATTTTGGGAAGAGCGAAGGATTATTCCGAAGAAGAGAAACTAAAACTTAATGAGATAACAGTGAATGTCATAAAAGGTGAGTTTGGTGCTGATAAGGTACCAATAGTCGTTGATTTTGATTTTGGTCATACAGATCCAAAATTAATTTTACCTCTTGGAGGTAAAGTAGAATTAAATCCTTACACACATGAAATTATACTCTTAGAAAGCCCATTCACCGAGTAA